A part of Flavobacteriaceae bacterium GSB9 genomic DNA contains:
- a CDS encoding TolC family protein: MKHKLIIILGFLLAIQGFSQDIPKSFTLQEAIDYALEHNRTAKNAARDIDAAKKQKWETTATGLPQINTTIDYQNFLKQQVSLIPAEFFGGNPGEFQDVIFSPKQNIMATATLTQKIFDGSYLVGLQSAKVYLQISKNAKEKTDLEVRKAVIEAYGNVLMAEESINILERNIETLEENLFETQKIYENGLEEQESVEQLQITLSGVKSNYKNVSRLKDLAYQMLNITLGLDINNPTNLTDNLETLTAQNIALGLLEADENVENTIDYRIAANDKRSKELLLKLEKSKALPTINSFVNGGYSGFGNEFNFANKEQDWFGFSLFGVSIDIPVFSSFGRSAATKRAKINLEKAKDDLKETEQKIQLQIASAKSDYQFAVEDYENKKQNLNLAERIETKNQTKFFQGVGSSFELRQAQIQLYTAQQEFLQAMLDVINKKAALETVLNTFN, from the coding sequence AAAAAGCTTTACGCTACAGGAAGCCATAGATTATGCCTTAGAGCATAACAGAACTGCGAAAAATGCTGCCCGAGATATCGATGCTGCCAAGAAACAAAAATGGGAAACCACTGCTACCGGATTGCCACAAATAAACACCACTATAGATTACCAAAACTTCTTAAAACAACAAGTATCTTTAATTCCCGCTGAATTTTTTGGCGGAAATCCAGGTGAGTTTCAAGATGTCATTTTCAGCCCGAAACAAAACATCATGGCAACAGCCACCTTAACCCAAAAGATTTTTGACGGTTCTTATTTAGTGGGATTGCAATCTGCAAAAGTATATTTACAGATTTCTAAAAACGCCAAAGAAAAAACCGATTTAGAAGTTCGGAAAGCTGTAATTGAAGCTTATGGCAACGTATTAATGGCCGAAGAAAGCATCAATATTTTAGAACGAAATATTGAAACCTTAGAAGAAAATCTTTTCGAAACACAGAAAATCTATGAAAACGGTTTAGAAGAACAAGAAAGTGTTGAGCAACTTCAAATCACATTATCGGGCGTTAAGAGCAACTATAAAAATGTTAGTCGATTAAAAGATTTGGCATATCAAATGCTGAACATCACACTTGGTTTGGACATCAACAACCCAACAAACTTAACCGACAATTTAGAAACCCTAACGGCACAAAATATCGCTTTAGGTTTACTCGAAGCCGATGAAAATGTTGAAAACACCATCGACTACCGAATTGCTGCGAACGATAAGCGCTCAAAAGAACTATTGTTAAAATTAGAAAAAAGCAAAGCGTTACCTACCATAAATTCTTTTGTAAACGGCGGGTATTCTGGCTTTGGAAACGAGTTTAACTTCGCCAATAAAGAGCAAGACTGGTTTGGCTTTTCTTTATTTGGTGTTAGTATAGACATCCCCGTTTTTAGTTCATTTGGACGAAGTGCTGCAACCAAACGGGCTAAGATAAACTTGGAAAAAGCAAAAGACGATTTAAAGGAAACTGAGCAAAAAATCCAATTGCAAATCGCATCGGCTAAAAGCGATTACCAGTTTGCCGTTGAGGATTACGAAAACAAAAAACAAAACCTAAATCTTGCCGAACGCATAGAAACTAAAAACCAAACTAAATTTTTTCAAGGTGTTGGTTCCAGTTTCGAACTGCGTCAGGCACAAATACAACTCTACACCGCACAACAAGAGTTTTTACAGGCTATGCTTGATGTTATCAATAAAAAAGCTGCCTTAGAGACCGTCCTAAATACATTTAATTAA